From a single Paenibacillus sp. FSL R5-0345 genomic region:
- the gshAB gene encoding bifunctional glutamate--cysteine ligase GshA/glutathione synthetase GshB: MALLNRRLIQLLRDNHLNKELFHGEFGLEKENVRVDPEGNLALTPHPKAFGNKMENPYIQTDFSESQIEMVTPSFDSIEETYNFLEALQDIVSLELKEEYLWPSSNPPMLPNDKDIPIAKMGNPVEDEYRHQLADKYGRKRQLLSGIHYNFSFDEPFLKQLHDIVDPQMSYKDFKDATYLKIARNLLRYRWLLIYLTGASPVFDKTYMEQCVARGESDDQNSYYVQNMNSLRNSECGYRNEKPLYVSFDSLTDYVHDLQTLIDSEELLSVKEFYSPVRVKTARGKHPLEELLQDGIAYIELRFIDLNPLYKIGISKETMTFIHLFILYMLLKEDEPFGVEDQKMANLNHDQLIMEGIKGCLHDYGDSCGTMEQKALTCIQEMQDMIQLLNPEDKEFTNILNEAKDKILNPDQSFAAIVKSEVQQSSFVQYHLNKAKQYAEESLANGYRFVGYEDLELSTQLLLKAAVKRGIKFQLLDREENFVLLTKGDHKEYVKQATKTSLDSYSTVLIMENKIVTKEVLKQQGIRVPAGEAFGDLEAAMNAYDTYRDKAIVIKPKSTNFGLGITIFTDEFSKEDYQKAFAIAFEHDRTVLLEEFMTGKEYRFLVMGDEVVGVLHRVPANVVGDGVHTIEELVHEKNKDPLRGRGYKTPLEKIQIGEAEEMFLKNHAQAWSDVPPFNEVIFLRENSNISTGGDSLDFTDEIPDSYKDLAIQSAKAAGATICGVDMMIDDIKEDAAGTNYSIIEINFNPAIHIHCYPYKGKNRKADERILDLLFGE, encoded by the coding sequence ATGGCTTTATTAAATCGTAGACTCATACAGCTCTTAAGAGATAACCATTTGAATAAGGAGCTTTTTCACGGTGAATTTGGTTTGGAAAAAGAAAATGTCAGAGTGGATCCAGAAGGGAACCTTGCGCTGACACCACATCCAAAAGCCTTTGGCAACAAAATGGAGAACCCCTATATTCAAACGGATTTCTCAGAGAGTCAGATTGAAATGGTGACACCCTCTTTTGATTCTATTGAAGAGACTTATAACTTTCTGGAGGCGCTGCAGGATATTGTGTCGCTAGAGCTTAAGGAAGAATATCTGTGGCCGAGTAGTAATCCTCCCATGCTGCCGAACGATAAGGACATTCCCATTGCCAAGATGGGTAATCCGGTAGAGGACGAGTATAGACATCAGTTAGCGGATAAGTATGGACGCAAAAGACAATTGCTGAGCGGAATTCATTATAATTTCTCTTTTGACGAACCATTTCTTAAACAGCTTCATGACATTGTAGATCCGCAGATGAGCTATAAAGATTTCAAAGATGCTACTTATTTAAAAATAGCCCGCAACCTATTGCGATACCGCTGGCTTCTAATCTATTTAACAGGTGCTAGTCCTGTTTTTGATAAGACTTATATGGAGCAATGTGTCGCACGAGGCGAGTCGGATGATCAGAATAGCTATTATGTTCAAAATATGAATTCACTTCGGAATAGCGAATGCGGATATCGAAATGAAAAACCTCTTTATGTTTCCTTTGATTCACTTACGGACTATGTACATGATTTACAAACGTTGATCGACTCAGAGGAATTATTAAGTGTAAAAGAGTTCTATAGCCCAGTTAGAGTGAAGACGGCAAGAGGCAAACATCCGTTAGAGGAGCTGCTGCAGGATGGGATTGCTTATATAGAGCTTCGTTTTATTGATCTGAATCCACTCTATAAAATAGGAATTAGCAAAGAAACAATGACTTTCATTCATTTGTTTATCCTGTACATGCTATTGAAAGAGGACGAACCGTTCGGGGTAGAGGATCAGAAGATGGCAAACCTTAATCATGATCAATTGATCATGGAGGGGATCAAAGGCTGCTTGCATGATTACGGAGATTCTTGCGGGACGATGGAGCAGAAGGCTTTAACTTGTATTCAAGAGATGCAGGATATGATTCAGTTGTTGAACCCAGAAGATAAAGAATTCACGAACATTCTGAACGAAGCCAAGGATAAGATTCTGAATCCAGATCAGAGTTTTGCCGCGATTGTGAAGTCAGAAGTTCAACAATCCTCTTTCGTACAATATCATCTGAATAAAGCTAAACAGTATGCTGAGGAAAGTCTTGCGAACGGATACCGATTTGTGGGATATGAGGATCTGGAGCTATCTACACAGCTTCTACTAAAAGCAGCAGTTAAACGTGGGATTAAATTTCAATTGCTCGATCGAGAAGAGAATTTCGTTCTACTTACAAAAGGCGATCATAAAGAATACGTTAAGCAAGCTACGAAGACATCCTTGGATTCTTACAGCACGGTACTAATTATGGAGAATAAAATTGTTACGAAGGAGGTCCTCAAACAACAGGGCATTCGTGTTCCCGCAGGTGAAGCATTTGGAGATCTGGAAGCAGCAATGAATGCATATGATACTTATCGTGATAAGGCTATTGTGATCAAGCCCAAATCAACGAACTTTGGACTCGGTATTACTATTTTTACAGATGAATTCTCCAAAGAAGATTATCAAAAAGCCTTCGCAATTGCCTTTGAGCATGATCGAACAGTACTGCTTGAGGAATTTATGACGGGGAAAGAATATCGTTTTCTAGTGATGGGCGATGAAGTAGTCGGAGTATTGCACCGGGTTCCGGCGAATGTGGTCGGTGATGGTGTACATACGATAGAAGAGCTGGTCCACGAAAAAAATAAGGATCCGCTAAGAGGTCGTGGCTACAAAACTCCGCTTGAGAAAATTCAGATCGGCGAAGCCGAAGAGATGTTCTTGAAGAACCACGCTCAGGCTTGGAGCGATGTTCCTCCATTTAATGAGGTGATCTTTCTACGGGAGAACTCAAATATTAGTACCGGTGGAGACAGCTTAGACTTTACAGATGAGATCCCAGACAGCTATAAAGATCTAGCCATTCAATCGGCTAAAGCTGCGGGGGCCACGATTTGTGGGGTAGATATGATGATTGATGATATTAAGGAAGATGCGGCAGGTACCAATTATAGCATTATTGAGATCAATTTTAATCCAGCGATTCATATTCACTGTTACCCCTATAAAGGGAAGAATCGCAAAGCGGACGAACGAATTCTGGATCTATTGTTTGGCGAATAA
- a CDS encoding MATE family efflux transporter yields the protein MKDANDLTQGPIMPTLMKLTLPIIATNFISTTYGLVDMIWVGRLGSGPVAAIGTASFFINLAIALSTMVTIGTGIKVAHCMGSGQIEKAKSYIKNGFMMSTLLGLLYMCLVLLTKNQLIGFFDLGSDDVERMARQFLMISIFGTVFSIVNTLFATLLNAMGNSKQPFQIFSIGLMVNIVLDPFLIFGWGSFEGWGVAGAAIATLTANILVTALFIMKTRKSEIISNTSTWDSSQMKEVIRMGLPITIQRVTFTIISIIIAKIIVRFGADAIAVQKVGIQIESISYMTIGGLQGAIAAFFGQNYGARRFDRIRQGYRQALILTSIFGVIVSLIFIAFPQQLFSLFLSDQTSMALGADYMRIIGYSQLFMCMELMTVGAFNGIGQTHIPPIFSITFTALRIPLALLLSEPFGLNGVWMSIALSSVFKGVILVFWFRRSLFRMNKQQVDY from the coding sequence TTGAAGGACGCAAATGATTTGACTCAGGGTCCTATTATGCCTACCTTAATGAAATTAACGCTTCCCATTATTGCAACGAATTTCATCTCTACTACTTATGGTCTAGTCGATATGATTTGGGTTGGAAGATTAGGAAGTGGTCCGGTTGCCGCGATTGGTACGGCGAGTTTTTTCATTAATCTAGCGATTGCTTTATCGACAATGGTTACGATCGGCACAGGGATTAAGGTGGCGCATTGTATGGGATCTGGTCAGATAGAGAAGGCTAAATCTTATATAAAGAACGGATTTATGATGTCTACTTTACTAGGACTTCTCTATATGTGTTTAGTTCTATTAACCAAGAATCAGTTGATTGGTTTTTTTGATCTTGGAAGTGATGACGTTGAACGGATGGCTAGACAATTTCTAATGATTTCGATCTTTGGGACGGTATTTTCTATTGTTAATACATTGTTTGCAACCCTTTTAAACGCTATGGGAAATAGTAAACAACCGTTTCAGATCTTCTCTATTGGTCTTATGGTTAATATTGTCCTCGATCCATTTTTAATTTTTGGCTGGGGCAGTTTTGAAGGATGGGGAGTCGCTGGAGCAGCTATTGCAACATTAACGGCGAACATCTTGGTTACGGCTCTTTTTATCATGAAGACAAGAAAGTCAGAAATCATTTCAAACACATCAACGTGGGACAGTAGCCAAATGAAAGAAGTCATCCGCATGGGGCTTCCCATTACGATCCAACGGGTTACTTTTACGATCATATCGATCATCATTGCCAAGATCATTGTGCGTTTTGGGGCGGATGCCATTGCGGTTCAAAAAGTTGGGATTCAAATTGAATCTATTTCTTATATGACCATTGGAGGACTACAGGGAGCTATTGCTGCTTTTTTTGGTCAAAATTATGGAGCACGCCGATTCGATCGAATTAGGCAAGGTTATCGTCAGGCGCTAATCTTAACCTCCATCTTTGGTGTGATCGTGTCGCTTATATTTATTGCGTTTCCGCAGCAGCTATTTTCATTATTTTTATCAGACCAGACGAGTATGGCATTAGGCGCAGATTATATGCGGATCATCGGATACTCACAATTGTTCATGTGTATGGAATTGATGACAGTCGGTGCTTTTAACGGCATTGGTCAAACTCACATTCCACCGATCTTTAGTATTACATTTACTGCACTCCGAATTCCGCTAGCCCTGCTATTATCCGAACCTTTTGGCTTGAATGGAGTGTGGATGTCGATTGCGCTAAGCAGTGTGTTCAAGGGTGTTATTCTTGTGTTCTGGTTTAGAAGATCTTTGTTCAGAATGAACAAACAGCAGGTAGACTACTAA
- a CDS encoding serine hydrolase domain-containing protein has product MDDHPIPINDNTEDNNVNIYKKRLIAGLTLLVVISAGLGTNLVFFGKQASAETRTDQTALPITQTEAPANLDDTAGLTAFVDGIMEEDMNRLQIPGAVISIVKDDRIILAKGYGSSNLEKAESVDPTTSMFRIASTTKLFTWTAVMQLVEQGKIDLDTDINTYLKSVKIPATYPEPITMRHLMTHTAGFEEGGVGYQITTDPAKLPGSISETLNKHMLARVRPPGQISSYSNYGATLAGLIVEEVSGVPYNDYIKKYIFDPLDMKYSTVVEPLPDSFIPYKVVGYNSENGSFVPGTPTFEGGFRPAGSGTVSAVDMAHFMIAHLQHGKYGSQQILRPETAELMHSTAFQFDKRLPGVDLGFAEKRINDLTLITHGGSDPMFNTELYLVPAKDVGIFVSYNGGEGSDSAAGLIQAFFNRYYPSPDATQPEFIASDESIQKYAGAYQFTRRNISDIDKFFNFFAQLNVSVEDNKLSLGSGSEQQLYSEVGPNLFQLEGGTDQIAFRTNESGKVTHMILGMIPDMPLERTPLLDQNKFWLIVLGFSGLILITALLGLLFSRRKIKAMTPPEKWAIRLSAGTAGWALLSFVTLFMVVMSMDIMQKFSGIRLSLSLSLVMPIILVGLTLALLISAILVWKNKYWTAFKRVHYTLVALSAVAMTLFFYYWNLLGWQFG; this is encoded by the coding sequence GTGGATGATCATCCAATCCCGATAAATGATAATACGGAGGATAATAATGTTAACATCTATAAAAAAAGACTAATCGCTGGTCTCACCCTATTGGTTGTAATTAGCGCCGGATTAGGTACGAACCTAGTGTTTTTCGGGAAACAAGCATCGGCCGAGACCCGGACGGATCAAACCGCGCTACCCATAACTCAGACTGAAGCACCTGCCAATCTCGATGATACCGCAGGTCTAACTGCCTTCGTAGATGGGATCATGGAAGAAGATATGAATCGGCTACAAATTCCGGGAGCGGTCATCTCCATCGTAAAGGACGACAGAATTATTTTGGCCAAAGGTTATGGCAGTTCCAATCTGGAAAAAGCTGAATCAGTTGACCCGACAACCAGCATGTTTCGAATTGCTTCAACGACTAAGTTATTCACCTGGACAGCAGTGATGCAGTTGGTCGAACAAGGTAAGATTGATCTGGACACGGATATTAATACCTACCTGAAATCAGTAAAGATCCCTGCTACTTATCCTGAACCGATCACGATGCGCCATTTGATGACACATACAGCAGGGTTCGAAGAGGGTGGCGTTGGTTATCAAATCACTACAGACCCTGCAAAATTGCCGGGGTCAATCTCGGAAACTCTCAATAAGCATATGTTGGCACGGGTAAGACCACCCGGACAGATAAGTTCTTATTCAAACTACGGTGCTACACTCGCAGGTCTAATTGTAGAGGAAGTTAGCGGTGTTCCTTACAATGATTATATAAAGAAATATATTTTCGATCCGCTCGACATGAAATATTCGACTGTTGTAGAGCCTTTACCGGATTCCTTCATCCCCTACAAAGTTGTAGGGTATAACAGCGAAAACGGCAGCTTTGTACCTGGCACACCTACATTTGAGGGTGGTTTTCGTCCTGCCGGCTCTGGTACCGTATCTGCAGTAGATATGGCGCACTTCATGATTGCACATCTACAGCATGGGAAATATGGTAGCCAACAGATTCTGAGACCCGAGACGGCAGAACTAATGCATTCAACGGCGTTTCAATTCGATAAACGTCTGCCGGGAGTGGATCTTGGGTTCGCAGAGAAACGAATCAATGATCTCACACTGATCACTCATGGTGGTTCCGACCCCATGTTCAATACAGAATTGTATCTTGTGCCTGCCAAGGATGTAGGCATCTTTGTATCCTACAACGGCGGTGAGGGAAGTGATTCGGCAGCAGGTCTCATCCAAGCCTTTTTCAACCGCTACTACCCTTCTCCTGATGCAACGCAGCCTGAATTCATTGCTTCTGATGAATCTATTCAGAAATATGCAGGAGCCTATCAATTCACACGCCGAAACATCAGTGATATTGATAAGTTTTTCAACTTTTTTGCCCAGCTGAACGTCTCGGTTGAGGATAATAAGCTATCCTTGGGAAGTGGCAGTGAGCAACAATTGTATAGTGAAGTCGGTCCGAATCTGTTCCAACTCGAAGGAGGCACCGATCAAATTGCCTTCCGCACGAATGAGTCCGGTAAAGTTACACATATGATCTTAGGGATGATCCCGGATATGCCGCTGGAGCGTACGCCACTGTTGGATCAGAATAAATTTTGGCTTATCGTACTAGGGTTCTCGGGGTTGATTCTCATCACTGCATTGCTCGGACTACTCTTCTCCAGACGCAAGATTAAGGCGATGACGCCTCCGGAAAAATGGGCCATCCGACTGTCTGCGGGAACTGCTGGTTGGGCGCTGCTATCTTTCGTCACGTTATTTATGGTGGTTATGTCCATGGACATAATGCAGAAGTTCAGCGGAATCAGGCTTTCGCTTTCTCTCAGTTTAGTTATGCCAATCATTTTGGTTGGTCTGACTTTAGCTTTGCTAATCTCGGCTATACTGGTTTGGAAGAATAAATACTGGACAGCTTTCAAGCGTGTGCATTATACGTTAGTGGCGCTTTCGGCTGTGGCGATGACTCTGTTCTTCTACTATTGGAATCTGTTAGGTTGGCAGTTCGGATAA
- a CDS encoding ArsR/SmtB family transcription factor, protein MEYKVEVDFAPMYECVSSMTAFLSKQNHTAMDSGKLWVRDVQARFAPMLLRKMQEVVKKLDDFSLAPYIWSCPGERSVEGFLVWFDGLSSGELYEISGRFGQSVPSNLAELRDTASDILREWNAGYFSGIDPNIIKGLEQEAESRRATLNGNNDMDVFEAATEGMRLYPTEHLKQVIIIPQYHARPLVTTSMYDEFVFTSYSCDVLPPEAGRPAPALLRLTRALSDETRLYILRLLTGKQLNFTEIVREVGLSKSTIHYHLIALRAAGLVIVHTNVKNTSYSLRLEALNGLPQQIGTYLES, encoded by the coding sequence ATGGAATATAAAGTAGAAGTCGATTTTGCACCCATGTATGAATGTGTTAGTAGTATGACCGCTTTTCTAAGCAAGCAAAACCATACTGCTATGGATTCCGGCAAGCTCTGGGTACGCGATGTTCAAGCAAGATTCGCGCCAATGCTGCTTCGTAAAATGCAAGAGGTCGTTAAGAAACTTGATGATTTCAGTTTGGCTCCCTATATTTGGTCTTGTCCGGGGGAGCGTTCGGTAGAAGGATTTTTGGTTTGGTTCGACGGTTTATCTTCGGGCGAACTGTATGAAATCTCCGGACGTTTCGGTCAATCGGTTCCCTCTAACCTTGCGGAACTCAGAGACACTGCCTCTGACATCTTGCGCGAATGGAATGCGGGATACTTCAGTGGAATTGACCCTAATATCATCAAGGGACTTGAACAGGAAGCCGAATCAAGAAGAGCGACGTTGAACGGTAACAATGACATGGACGTCTTTGAAGCAGCAACCGAAGGAATGCGCCTCTATCCAACTGAGCATCTGAAGCAGGTCATTATTATTCCGCAATATCATGCTCGTCCATTGGTTACTACCTCTATGTATGATGAATTCGTATTCACCAGCTACTCTTGTGATGTTCTCCCTCCGGAAGCTGGACGGCCTGCTCCAGCACTACTCCGCCTTACCCGAGCGCTGTCGGATGAGACGCGGCTGTATATCCTTCGTTTACTCACAGGCAAACAACTGAATTTCACGGAAATCGTGCGTGAGGTGGGACTTTCCAAAAGTACAATCCACTACCATCTTATTGCGCTGCGAGCAGCCGGACTGGTCATTGTCCATACCAATGTTAAAAACACTTCGTACAGCCTGCGTTTAGAAGCCTTAAATGGGCTGCCCCAGCAAATCGGGACATATCTGGAGAGTTAA
- a CDS encoding MFS transporter has translation MIKRSYYGLLSTITLSAFGDAFGLLAMEWLVYELTGSKLAMGALALSSGIPELLLRLLGSPLSDRLHRVRFMAALAAIRLLAIALPLGMGLAGQLQLWHLFVAASLSGACAALFMPTAMAVIPGVADSRKLVRAFAIIDGSKSAAALLGPALAGALTAASGALPALGINMLCYLAAITTLLSLQKLPKASPTQGRFSLSVYVREIAEGFTFYKQFPAMLMIMVMASISNLSSIAVWTMMVPFVREVLHRDAATMGTLSTVFALGTLVGLSVISMIGEIKKRRLVMLGSLGTIGLVTSLWGLVPSFPFALAAVFATGTLSPFFGSLSSSLHGRLVPSNLQGRVNSIRFLIGGSLQPFGAFAGGAIAEHYGVPVLFLIAGLLPMLCASAALLLPGLKALDGDLSALEVTHRRNNVGNATHSVTANR, from the coding sequence ATGATAAAACGCAGCTATTATGGTCTACTCTCGACCATTACTTTAAGCGCTTTTGGAGATGCTTTCGGCTTACTGGCTATGGAATGGCTCGTCTATGAGCTGACGGGATCCAAGCTAGCGATGGGAGCCCTCGCGCTCAGCTCCGGCATACCTGAACTGCTGCTACGCCTGCTCGGCTCACCGCTGTCCGACCGATTGCACCGGGTCCGTTTTATGGCCGCCTTGGCAGCCATTCGATTGCTAGCCATAGCACTGCCACTCGGCATGGGCTTGGCTGGCCAACTGCAGCTATGGCATCTCTTTGTTGCCGCGAGCCTCAGCGGCGCCTGTGCCGCACTGTTCATGCCAACAGCGATGGCTGTTATTCCTGGCGTTGCCGACAGCCGGAAGCTGGTGCGGGCTTTTGCTATCATTGATGGGAGCAAAAGCGCAGCAGCCCTGCTGGGACCTGCCTTAGCCGGTGCGTTAACCGCTGCCAGTGGAGCGCTGCCAGCTCTTGGCATCAACATGTTATGTTACTTAGCCGCCATCACTACCCTACTCAGCTTGCAAAAGCTGCCGAAAGCCTCTCCAACCCAAGGCCGTTTCTCCCTCTCCGTTTACGTTCGTGAAATAGCCGAGGGCTTTACCTTCTATAAACAATTCCCTGCAATGCTAATGATTATGGTCATGGCCTCCATCAGTAATTTAAGCTCAATTGCCGTCTGGACGATGATGGTCCCTTTTGTACGCGAAGTGCTCCACCGCGATGCGGCGACGATGGGTACTCTAAGTACAGTTTTCGCTCTTGGAACATTGGTCGGGCTAAGTGTGATTTCCATGATAGGGGAAATTAAAAAAAGGCGGCTTGTCATGCTCGGCAGTCTGGGGACCATAGGTTTAGTGACTTCGCTATGGGGGTTAGTTCCTAGTTTTCCTTTTGCTCTCGCTGCCGTCTTTGCAACCGGAACCTTAAGCCCCTTCTTCGGCTCCTTAAGTTCTTCATTACACGGACGCCTAGTTCCGAGTAATCTGCAAGGAAGAGTCAATTCTATTCGCTTTTTGATCGGAGGCAGCTTACAGCCTTTTGGCGCTTTTGCAGGCGGCGCAATTGCTGAGCACTACGGTGTGCCTGTATTGTTCCTAATCGCTGGACTGCTTCCAATGTTATGTGCTAGCGCAGCCTTGTTACTCCCCGGACTCAAAGCGCTGGATGGCGACCTCTCTGCCCTTGAGGTCACCCATCGGAGAAATAATGTGGGGAATGCCACGCACAGCGTTACCGCTAATCGATAA